The Camelina sativa cultivar DH55 chromosome 14, Cs, whole genome shotgun sequence genome includes a window with the following:
- the LOC104743064 gene encoding uncharacterized protein LOC104743064, with protein MVMLGVGVLQLPSRLRHSLFFSSSQFASSRPQGVAKVVLKKGKTQLFKDGSPMVYSGAVDRIIGKPPPQTGDVVIVADGTENPIGWGLYNSVSMFCVRLMQLQHESTRDPSCALNIEKLLQTRIAEAVQLRKSLGLPSAKTNAYRLVNSEGDRLPGLIVDVFGDIAVVASSAAWLEKYRNEVESCLRSIDGINHINWRPSLDVLKEDGFDISSLKQTQSSNLPQRSMVVENGISYAVSLEGQKTGFYTDQRENRHFISTISTGKRVLDLCCYSGGFALNAARGGATSVVGIDSSLPALELARENVILNDMDPEKVVFLKQDSTEFMKGALSREETWDVVILDPPKLAPRKKVLHNAAGMYRNLNSLAMRLTRSGGLMMTCSCSGAMTQSGKFLGVLQSAAVMAGRKITVVREAGAASDHPLDPSYPHSTHLTLKANISPIFCFGCFEHLEVWLQQVQNFCP; from the exons ATGGTGATGCTCGGTGTCGGCGTGCTCCAGCTTCCCTCCCGCCTCCgtcactctctctttttctcttcttcccaaTTTGCTTCATCTCGCCCTCAAG GTGTTGCTAAAGTGGTTCTTAAAAAGGGCAAGACACAGCTCTTCAAAGACGGAAGTCCGATGGTCTACAGTGGAGCCGTAGACAGGATCATTGGAAAACCGCCTCCTCAGACCGGAGATGTTGTCATTGTCGCTGATGGAACCGAGAATCCCATCGGTTGGGGTTTGTATAACTCTGTTTCAATGTTCTGTGTTCGCCTTATGCAGCTTCAACACGAATCCACCAG AGATCCTTCTTGTGCGTTGAACATTGAGAAGCTTCTCCAAACTAGAATCGCTGAAGCAGTTCAGTTGCGTAAGAGCTTGGGACTTCCCTCGGCTAAAACTAACGCTTATCGTCTTGTTAACAGTGAAGGAGATAG ATTGCCTGGATTGATTGTGGATGTGTTTGGAGACATAGCTGTGGTAGCATCCTCCGCAGCTTGGCTTGAAAAGTACAGGAATGAAGTGGAGAGTTGCTTAAGATCAATCGATGGaattaatcatataaactgGAGACCGTCTCTTGATGTTCTTAAAGAAGATGGTTTTGATATCTCAAGTctgaaacaaacacaatcatCTAATCTCCCACAGAGATCAATG GTCGTGGAAAACGGAATCTCGTACGCAGTTTCGCTAGAGGGACAGAAGACCGGGTTCTACACAGATCAACGCGAAAACCGTCACTTCATTTCAACCATCTCTACTGGTAAAAGAGTTCTTGACCTTTGCTGTTATAGTGGTGGATTTGCACTAAATGCAGCGAGAGGAGGTGCTACCAGTGTCGTGG GAATTGATTCATCTTTGCCTGCTTTGGAGCTCGCCAGAGAGAATGTAATCCTCAACGATATGGATCCGGAGAAggttgtttttttaaaacaagattCAACAGAATTCATGAAGGGTGCTCTGTCAAGGGAAGAGACATGGGACGTCGTGATCCTAGACCCTCCTAAGCTAGCTCCGCGGAAAAAG GTCTTGCACAACGCGGCAGGAATGTACAGAAATCTCAACTCGTTAGCAATGCGATTGACAAGGAGTGGCGGTCTTATGATGACATGCTCATGTTCAGGGGCGATGACACAGAGTGGGAAGTTTTTGGGGGTTCTTCAAAGCGCTGCAGTAATGGCGGGAAGGAAAATCACAGTCGTGAGGGAGGCAGGAGCTGCATCTGACCATCCACTCGACCCATCTTACCCTCACTCGACCCATCTTACCCTCAAGGCCAATATCTCTCCAATCTTCTGCTTCGGGTGCTTTGAACACTTGGAAGTTTGGCTTCAACAAGTTCAAAATTTTTGTCCGTAG